A stretch of Lactuca sativa cultivar Salinas chromosome 6, Lsat_Salinas_v11, whole genome shotgun sequence DNA encodes these proteins:
- the LOC111907060 gene encoding uncharacterized mitochondrial protein AtMg00810-like: MSMMGKINNFLALNIRQSREGIFINQEKYTRNLLEKFGMTNSMKLRVPMAVGTKLTPSLDTPVVDLTLYQANPRKPHLTAVKNIFCYLKGTISLGLWYHSKSGFFIQAFSDADLGGCILDRKSISGGCQLLDGELVCWQSKKQTCVVSRMLTRRNFQG, from the exons atgagcatgatgggtaaaATCAACAATTTTCTTGCGTTAAACATTCgtcaaagcagagaaggaatTTTCATTAACCAAGAAAAATACACGAGGAACTTGCTTGAgaagtttggaatgacgaatagcatGAAGCTAAGAGTGCCAATGGCAGTTGGAACGAAATTAACACCTTCATTAGATACACCTGTTGTTGATCTTACTTT gtatcaggcGAATCCAAGAAAACCACATTTAACAGCTGTGAAGAATATCTtttgttatctcaaaggaacaatttcgttaggattgtggtatcatTCGAAAtctggatttttcattcaagccttTTCGGATGCAGATCTTGGTGGATGTATTCTTGATAGAAAAAGCATaagtggaggatgtcaattaCTGGATGGGGAGCTTGTCTGTtggcaatcgaaaaagcaaacttgtgtt gtATCAAGGATGCTTACACGAAGAAATTTTCAAGGGTAA